The Streptomyces sp. NBC_01255 genome window below encodes:
- a CDS encoding thioesterase II family protein: MTVGRSPFLRPHPVDGPAVRLIGFHHAGGSAAVYYPFVRHLPADWDLLLLDLPGRGRRAAQPQLDDMAEVVETVVADVLPWVDDDAPFALFGHSMGAVVALETARALEALGRYPAWTGVSGRVAPLHPGVGAVPLHTLDDAALLDVMLDLGGMPEGVTEAADFLDRFLRTVRADLKAVDNYRPAPGRSPLGSPLTVFGGTQDAWAPASAMHMWRRETGARFAQKFFPGGHFYFLDSGFPALTDQVVGQIEACLTDDVDDGADVQVA; the protein is encoded by the coding sequence GTGACCGTCGGCAGAAGCCCGTTCCTCCGGCCGCACCCGGTCGACGGACCGGCTGTCCGGCTGATCGGCTTCCACCACGCGGGCGGTTCGGCCGCCGTCTACTACCCCTTCGTCCGGCATCTTCCCGCCGACTGGGACCTGCTCCTGCTGGATCTGCCGGGGCGGGGCCGACGGGCCGCGCAGCCCCAACTGGACGACATGGCCGAGGTGGTGGAGACCGTCGTCGCCGACGTCCTGCCGTGGGTGGACGACGACGCGCCCTTCGCCCTGTTCGGCCACAGCATGGGCGCGGTCGTCGCCCTGGAGACCGCCCGGGCCCTGGAGGCCCTCGGCCGGTACCCGGCGTGGACCGGGGTGTCGGGGCGCGTCGCGCCCCTGCACCCCGGTGTCGGAGCCGTACCCCTGCACACCCTCGACGACGCCGCGCTCCTCGACGTGATGCTGGACCTCGGCGGCATGCCCGAAGGGGTCACCGAGGCCGCCGACTTCCTCGACCGGTTCCTGCGGACCGTCCGCGCCGACCTGAAGGCCGTGGACAACTACCGCCCGGCACCCGGCCGTTCACCGCTCGGCTCGCCGCTGACGGTGTTCGGCGGCACCCAGGACGCCTGGGCCCCGGCCTCCGCCATGCACATGTGGCGGCGCGAGACCGGGGCGCGGTTCGCCCAGAAGTTCTTCCCCGGCGGCCACTTCTACTTCCTGGACTCCGGCTTCCCGGCGCTGACGGACCAGGTCGTCGGCCAGATCGAGGCCTGCCTCACGGACGACGTGGACGACGGCGCCGACGTACAGGTCGCGTAG
- a CDS encoding ketoacyl-ACP synthase III family protein — MRWENLYVAGLGAYLPEEVETAAEAVAAGRYDAQEAESNGFRAVRVARADEPGPVQAVHAARQAVERAGRPHEEYDIVLHGCMGHQGQDFWTPVNYVQHETVGGSGLAVEIRQGSNGGLAGLELAASHLASRRAPAAALVTTGDAFRLPYFDRWGSDSQQAYGDGAGALVLSNQGGFARLRSTATYTDSSLEPVYRGTQGWTDGPFLDGKPVDLHTRKADYLLKEEGAYDRAIQLMTKNASQVLQEALDDADAKMSDARFFVHANIAETIVQYSFHSLLGVDRATTTYDWGLDYGHMGAGDQIIGMNHVAEARNPHPGDLLITMGVGVGFMWTVAVLEFLESPAW; from the coding sequence ATGCGCTGGGAAAACCTGTACGTCGCCGGACTCGGGGCCTACCTTCCCGAGGAGGTGGAGACCGCCGCCGAGGCCGTCGCCGCCGGCCGCTACGACGCCCAGGAGGCCGAGTCCAACGGCTTCCGCGCGGTCCGCGTGGCCCGCGCCGACGAGCCCGGCCCGGTTCAGGCCGTCCACGCCGCACGCCAGGCGGTGGAGCGGGCCGGCCGCCCCCACGAGGAGTACGACATCGTCCTCCACGGCTGCATGGGCCACCAGGGCCAGGACTTCTGGACCCCCGTCAACTACGTCCAGCACGAGACGGTCGGCGGCTCCGGCCTCGCCGTCGAGATCCGGCAGGGCTCCAACGGCGGCCTCGCGGGCCTGGAGCTCGCCGCCTCGCACCTCGCGAGCCGCCGCGCGCCCGCCGCCGCGCTCGTCACCACCGGCGACGCCTTCCGGCTGCCGTACTTCGACCGCTGGGGCTCCGACAGCCAGCAGGCGTACGGCGACGGCGCCGGCGCCCTCGTCCTCTCCAACCAGGGCGGCTTCGCCCGCCTGCGGTCCACCGCGACCTACACGGACTCCTCCCTGGAGCCCGTCTACCGCGGCACGCAGGGCTGGACGGACGGCCCGTTCCTCGACGGCAAGCCCGTCGACCTGCACACCCGCAAGGCCGACTACCTCCTCAAGGAGGAGGGCGCCTACGACCGTGCCATCCAGCTCATGACGAAGAACGCCTCCCAGGTGCTCCAGGAGGCGCTCGACGACGCGGACGCCAAGATGTCCGACGCCCGCTTCTTCGTCCACGCGAACATCGCGGAGACGATCGTGCAGTACTCGTTCCACTCGCTGCTCGGCGTGGACCGGGCCACCACCACGTACGACTGGGGCCTGGACTACGGCCACATGGGCGCCGGCGACCAGATCATCGGCATGAACCACGTGGCGGAGGCCAGGAACCCGCATCCGGGCGACCTGCTGATCACCATGGGCGTCGGCGTCGGCTTCATGTGGACCGTCGCGGTCCTGGAGTTCCTCGAGTCGCCCGCCTGGTGA
- a CDS encoding YrdB family protein, translating into MLSSLKAFNMLVMFLLELSVYAASILWAVSTTDKWPLKVLLGIAAPATLIAVWALFGSPKATYPVHGGGRVLLEVLWFGSGAAALAASGRQGWAAAFAGIFLVNAGLRFLWKQ; encoded by the coding sequence ATGCTCTCGTCCCTCAAAGCCTTCAACATGCTGGTGATGTTCCTGCTGGAGCTCTCGGTGTACGCGGCGTCCATCCTGTGGGCGGTCAGCACGACCGACAAGTGGCCGCTGAAGGTGCTCCTCGGTATCGCCGCGCCGGCCACGCTGATCGCGGTGTGGGCGCTGTTCGGGTCGCCGAAGGCGACGTACCCGGTGCACGGCGGCGGCCGGGTGCTGCTCGAGGTGTTGTGGTTCGGAAGCGGCGCCGCCGCCCTGGCCGCCTCGGGGAGGCAGGGCTGGGCGGCGGCGTTCGCGGGGATCTTCCTGGTCAACGCGGGGCTGCGGTTCCTGTGGAAGCAGTGA
- a CDS encoding AfsR/SARP family transcriptional regulator → MDIKVLGSFEASENGVALLPTAGKPRQILALLALQAGQIVPVPTLMEELWDLEPPRSAQTTLQTYILQLRKRIEAALPPDGPRRAKDVLATRYGGYLLNITPEEVDVHAFERLAAAGRRALDLGDRETGSRLLRQSLAVWRGRALVDVCHGLRLGVEVTRLEESHLCVVESRVEADLALGRHHALLSELAVLTARHPMHENLCALYMTALYRSGQQWRALEAFTALRGCLVEELGVDPSPRLQELQRAILSSDPRLTRLTSRIDLTV, encoded by the coding sequence ATGGACATCAAGGTCCTGGGGTCCTTCGAGGCATCGGAGAACGGGGTCGCGCTCCTGCCGACCGCGGGGAAGCCCCGCCAGATCCTCGCGCTGCTTGCCCTGCAGGCCGGCCAGATAGTCCCGGTGCCCACGCTCATGGAGGAGCTGTGGGATCTGGAGCCGCCGCGGAGCGCGCAGACCACGCTGCAGACGTACATCCTCCAGCTGCGCAAGCGGATCGAGGCGGCGCTGCCGCCGGACGGTCCGCGCCGCGCCAAGGACGTCCTCGCCACCCGGTACGGCGGCTACCTCCTGAACATCACGCCCGAGGAGGTCGACGTGCACGCCTTCGAGCGGCTCGCGGCCGCCGGGCGGCGGGCGCTCGATCTCGGCGACCGGGAGACGGGTTCGCGGTTGCTGCGGCAGTCGCTCGCGGTGTGGCGCGGCCGGGCGTTGGTCGACGTGTGCCACGGGCTGCGGCTCGGTGTGGAGGTGACCCGCCTCGAGGAGAGCCACCTGTGCGTCGTGGAATCCCGCGTCGAGGCCGATCTGGCGCTCGGCAGGCACCACGCGCTGCTGAGCGAGCTGGCGGTGCTGACCGCGCGCCATCCGATGCACGAGAACCTGTGCGCCCTGTACATGACGGCGCTCTACCGGTCCGGTCAGCAGTGGCGCGCCCTGGAGGCGTTCACGGCGCTCCGCGGCTGCCTCGTGGAGGAGTTGGGCGTGGACCCCTCGCCCCGGCTCCAGGAGCTCCAGCGCGCGATCCTCAGCTCCGACCCGCGGCTGACCCGCCTCACGTCCCGTATCGATCTGACGGTTTGA
- a CDS encoding HAD-IIIC family phosphatase — translation MTTVSSPADRETRKSPPSPLESLRALRAAGTLAENYPSVAPLLAAMVSGGADTDFRRAGHLLLQLDRQAVLAARPETETAVVALTGHSTIGGVRAPLTAEFARHGVLVEDRLGDFDAYLRDLRDPASALHAADVDLALWILDPQTLLDEMGTPWQADDLVRAAERKLAQIESLATAFTGNATAVLVLNTVPLPRSVTHQLIDHESRARAGITWRDFNSGLLRLALGNPRIHVVDLDPVVASGVPLDEPRMAAYAKANLGDDLLARYAREVAHFSRTLRGRTKKVLVVDADNTLWDGILGDDGPDGIAAATTFRGEAFGTFQRVVQQIGSQGILLAISSKNDHEPLVQVLRDHPDMVLRECDFARVNANWQAKDANLRDIAEKLNLGADSFVFVDDSPFECGQVAEGLPQVAVVQLDEEPALHIEKLLADGWFDTARLTEEDRARAARYRTESERAELQESTGSLEEYLHGLGVRVRLAEAAAGDIDRVAQLSLRANQFNLTTVRLGAEDVTARTGDPHHLVVTIRSGDRFGDNGVVGAVFARRSAEGRDLHVDNMLLSCRVFARGIEQTAVAALLAHARATGVRAVHASYRPTAKNKNVREFWPSMGFTPTSTADDELRFRHDLEKLPVVPAHILLDSPLEGATS, via the coding sequence GTGACCACGGTATCCAGTCCGGCGGATCGCGAAACCCGGAAGTCTCCACCATCTCCACTGGAATCACTGCGAGCGCTGCGCGCCGCCGGCACCCTCGCCGAGAACTACCCGTCCGTCGCCCCCCTCCTCGCCGCCATGGTGTCCGGCGGCGCGGACACCGACTTCCGGCGGGCCGGCCATCTCCTCCTCCAGCTCGACCGGCAGGCCGTCCTCGCGGCCCGCCCGGAGACCGAGACCGCGGTCGTCGCCCTCACCGGACACTCCACGATCGGGGGCGTACGCGCCCCGCTGACCGCCGAGTTCGCCCGCCACGGAGTCCTCGTCGAGGACCGCCTCGGCGACTTCGACGCCTACCTGCGCGACCTGCGCGACCCGGCGAGCGCCCTGCACGCCGCCGACGTCGACCTGGCCCTGTGGATCCTCGACCCACAGACCCTCCTCGACGAGATGGGCACACCTTGGCAGGCCGACGACCTCGTACGGGCCGCCGAGCGCAAACTCGCCCAGATCGAGAGCCTCGCCACCGCCTTCACCGGGAACGCCACAGCCGTCCTGGTCCTCAACACCGTGCCGCTGCCCCGCAGCGTCACCCACCAGCTCATCGACCACGAGTCCCGCGCCCGCGCCGGCATCACCTGGCGCGACTTCAACAGCGGACTCCTGCGCCTCGCCCTCGGCAACCCGCGGATCCACGTCGTCGACCTCGACCCGGTCGTCGCCTCCGGCGTCCCGCTCGACGAGCCCCGCATGGCCGCCTACGCCAAGGCCAACCTCGGCGACGACCTGCTGGCCCGCTACGCCCGGGAGGTCGCCCACTTCTCCCGCACGCTCCGCGGCCGCACCAAGAAGGTCCTCGTCGTCGACGCCGACAACACCCTCTGGGACGGGATCCTCGGCGACGACGGCCCGGACGGCATCGCCGCCGCCACCACCTTCCGCGGCGAGGCCTTCGGCACCTTCCAGCGGGTCGTCCAGCAGATCGGCTCCCAGGGCATCCTGCTCGCGATCAGCAGCAAGAACGACCACGAGCCGCTCGTCCAGGTACTCAGGGACCACCCCGACATGGTGCTGCGCGAGTGCGACTTCGCCCGCGTCAACGCCAACTGGCAGGCCAAGGACGCCAATCTGCGGGACATCGCCGAGAAGCTCAACCTCGGCGCCGACAGCTTCGTCTTCGTCGACGACTCGCCCTTCGAGTGCGGCCAGGTCGCCGAAGGCCTCCCGCAGGTCGCCGTCGTCCAGCTCGACGAAGAGCCCGCCCTGCACATCGAGAAGCTGCTCGCGGACGGCTGGTTCGACACGGCCCGCCTCACCGAAGAGGACCGGGCCCGGGCCGCCCGGTACCGCACCGAGTCCGAGCGCGCCGAACTCCAGGAGAGCACCGGCTCCCTGGAGGAGTACCTCCACGGTCTCGGCGTCCGCGTCCGGCTCGCCGAGGCCGCCGCCGGTGACATCGACCGGGTCGCACAACTCTCGCTGCGCGCCAACCAGTTCAACCTGACCACGGTCCGCCTCGGGGCCGAGGACGTGACGGCCCGGACCGGCGACCCGCACCACCTCGTCGTCACGATCCGCTCGGGCGACCGCTTCGGCGACAACGGAGTCGTCGGAGCCGTCTTCGCCCGCCGCTCGGCCGAAGGCCGTGACCTGCACGTCGACAACATGCTGCTCTCCTGCCGGGTCTTCGCCCGCGGCATCGAGCAGACCGCCGTCGCGGCCCTCCTGGCCCACGCCAGGGCCACCGGCGTCCGCGCGGTGCACGCGAGCTACCGGCCGACCGCCAAGAACAAGAACGTACGGGAGTTCTGGCCCTCCATGGGCTTCACCCCCACCTCGACAGCGGACGACGAACTCCGCTTCCGCCACGACCTGGAGAAGCTCCCGGTCGTCCCCGCCCACATCCTGCTCGATTCCCCCCTGGAAGGAGCCACGTCATGA
- a CDS encoding phosphopantetheine-binding protein: MTKEDFIHLVRDELDLPLSVDDLSSDFDHVVSWDSMHMLRLVAAVERETGSRVPVGRLLADRSLAAIYERVSAA; encoded by the coding sequence ATGACCAAAGAGGACTTCATCCACCTGGTGCGCGACGAGCTCGACCTGCCCCTGAGCGTCGACGACCTCTCATCGGACTTCGACCACGTCGTGAGCTGGGACTCGATGCACATGCTGCGCCTCGTCGCCGCAGTCGAGCGCGAGACCGGCTCCCGCGTCCCCGTCGGCAGGCTGCTCGCCGACCGCAGCCTCGCCGCCATCTACGAGCGCGTCAGCGCCGCGTAA
- a CDS encoding MFS transporter, translating into MSIDARETARDTRLASPEAPARPSPAAPKAPTTPEAPAAGKRGLILAVVAVAQLVCVLDSTIANVMLPQLRADLGLSTSGLQWVMNIYILLFGGLMLLGGRLTDVFPRRTMLVTGIGLFTLGSLAAATADSGGMLLAGRGIQGVGAAVLSPAALSILVTTYPEPGERAKALGIWGTVMGVGASLGTLLGGAITDINWRWAFLINLPIGLLLIAAAYLYVPKITRTGGRPPADVLGGLTGTLGLLALVFGIVTAGEDGWTDPIAAAAMAAAAVLLTVFVRVESKAKAPLLPLGLLRRRSVATGTIAQLITAGLMLPSFFMLPQYMQLGLGYSPMEVGLAYIPTCLAMLVVSGAVPVLIAKFGPRVPYVIGTVLLAVMLVLMLGAETTSGYWSLLLPVTALLGVGLVLCVMTAPVVGTADASDADAGTTSAVLNASSEIGGALALAITATVVGSRLTELTAQGVGTAQAFTEALQRGFLVMFLWVAANVVIGLFGFAGRPATTDAPKS; encoded by the coding sequence ATGAGTATCGACGCCCGGGAAACCGCTCGGGACACCCGGCTCGCGTCGCCCGAGGCGCCGGCCCGACCGTCCCCCGCCGCACCGAAGGCCCCCACCACCCCGGAGGCCCCGGCCGCCGGCAAGCGCGGACTGATCCTCGCCGTGGTCGCCGTCGCCCAGCTCGTCTGTGTGCTCGACTCGACCATCGCCAACGTGATGCTGCCCCAGCTCCGCGCCGACCTCGGTCTCAGCACCTCGGGTCTGCAGTGGGTGATGAACATCTACATCCTGCTCTTCGGCGGCCTGATGCTCCTCGGCGGCCGTCTCACCGACGTCTTCCCCCGCCGCACCATGCTCGTGACCGGCATCGGCCTGTTCACCCTCGGCTCCCTCGCCGCGGCCACCGCCGACAGCGGCGGCATGCTGCTGGCCGGCCGCGGCATCCAGGGCGTCGGCGCCGCCGTGCTCTCCCCGGCCGCCCTCTCCATCCTCGTCACGACCTACCCGGAGCCCGGCGAGCGGGCCAAGGCCCTCGGCATCTGGGGCACCGTCATGGGCGTCGGCGCCAGCCTCGGCACCCTGCTCGGTGGCGCGATCACCGACATCAACTGGCGCTGGGCCTTCCTCATCAACCTCCCCATCGGCCTGCTCCTGATCGCCGCCGCGTACCTCTACGTCCCGAAGATCACCCGCACCGGCGGCCGCCCGCCCGCCGACGTCCTCGGCGGCCTCACCGGCACCCTCGGCCTGCTCGCGCTGGTCTTCGGCATCGTCACCGCCGGCGAGGACGGCTGGACCGACCCGATCGCCGCCGCCGCCATGGCCGCCGCCGCGGTCCTGCTCACCGTCTTCGTACGGGTGGAGAGCAAGGCGAAGGCCCCGCTGCTGCCCCTCGGCCTGCTGCGCCGCCGCTCCGTCGCCACCGGCACCATCGCCCAGCTGATCACCGCCGGCCTGATGCTGCCCTCCTTCTTCATGCTCCCGCAGTACATGCAGCTCGGCCTCGGCTACAGCCCGATGGAGGTCGGCCTCGCGTACATCCCGACCTGCCTCGCCATGCTCGTCGTCTCCGGCGCCGTCCCGGTCCTCATCGCCAAGTTCGGTCCCCGCGTCCCGTACGTCATCGGTACCGTCCTGCTCGCCGTCATGCTGGTCCTGATGCTCGGCGCCGAGACCACCAGCGGCTACTGGTCGCTCCTGCTCCCCGTCACCGCCCTGCTCGGCGTCGGCCTGGTGCTGTGCGTGATGACCGCCCCGGTCGTCGGCACCGCGGACGCCTCGGACGCCGACGCCGGCACCACCTCGGCCGTCCTCAACGCCTCCTCCGAGATCGGCGGCGCCCTCGCCCTCGCGATCACCGCCACCGTCGTCGGCTCCCGCCTCACCGAGCTCACCGCCCAGGGCGTCGGCACCGCCCAGGCCTTCACCGAGGCCCTCCAGCGCGGCTTCCTGGTCATGTTCCTCTGGGTCGCCGCCAACGTGGTCATCGGCCTCTTCGGGTTCGCCGGCCGCCCGGCGACCACCGACGCGCCGAAGTCCTGA
- the pdhA gene encoding pyruvate dehydrogenase (acetyl-transferring) E1 component subunit alpha yields the protein MLRLAAARTQPRSFFHPPFAGQSEPNESRRPRMTTELVQLLTPEGRRVHHPEYAADPSAQELRGLHRDMVLARRLDAEAVTLQRQGELALWPSLLGQEAAQIGSARALRPRDHAFPSYREHGVALVRNLDPAHLLSLFRGAGNGSWDPAENNFHLYTLVIGSQTLHATGYAMGVAKDGADTAVIAYFGDGASSQGDVAEAFTFGAVYDAPIVFFCQNNQWAISEPTERQMRVPLYRRAPGFGFPGVRVDGNDVLACLAVTRAALDHVRTGSGPMLVEAYTYRMGAHTTSDDPTKYRDEAEVEEWRAKDPILRLRRLLEREGHADEAWFAALDEEAEALARRVREIVRTMPDPDPTLMFENVYADGHALVDEERARFAAYQASFADAGRSN from the coding sequence ATCCTCCGCCTTGCAGCTGCACGTACCCAGCCCCGCTCCTTCTTCCACCCCCCATTTGCCGGTCAGTCTGAACCGAACGAGAGCCGGAGACCCCGAATGACCACCGAGCTCGTCCAGCTGCTCACTCCCGAGGGCCGTCGGGTCCACCACCCCGAGTACGCCGCCGACCCGAGCGCGCAGGAACTGCGCGGCCTCCACCGCGACATGGTGCTGGCCCGGCGCCTCGACGCCGAGGCCGTCACCCTGCAACGCCAGGGCGAGCTGGCCCTGTGGCCCTCGCTGCTCGGCCAGGAGGCCGCCCAGATCGGCTCCGCCCGCGCCCTGCGGCCCCGGGACCACGCCTTCCCCAGCTACCGCGAGCACGGCGTGGCCCTGGTGAGGAACCTCGACCCGGCCCACCTCCTGTCGCTCTTCCGCGGCGCCGGCAATGGCAGTTGGGACCCGGCGGAGAACAACTTCCATCTCTACACCCTCGTCATCGGCTCGCAGACCCTGCACGCCACCGGTTATGCGATGGGCGTGGCCAAGGACGGCGCCGACACCGCCGTCATCGCCTACTTCGGCGACGGCGCCTCCAGCCAGGGCGACGTCGCGGAGGCCTTCACCTTCGGCGCGGTCTACGACGCCCCGATCGTCTTCTTCTGCCAGAACAACCAGTGGGCGATCTCCGAGCCCACCGAGCGCCAGATGCGGGTCCCGCTCTACCGGCGCGCTCCGGGCTTCGGCTTCCCCGGCGTCCGCGTCGACGGCAACGACGTCCTCGCGTGCCTGGCCGTCACCCGCGCCGCCCTCGACCACGTACGGACCGGCTCCGGACCGATGCTCGTCGAGGCGTACACGTACCGCATGGGCGCCCACACCACCTCCGACGACCCGACGAAGTACCGCGACGAGGCGGAGGTCGAGGAGTGGCGGGCCAAGGACCCGATCCTGCGGCTCCGCCGGCTCCTGGAGCGCGAGGGCCACGCCGACGAGGCGTGGTTCGCCGCCCTGGACGAGGAGGCGGAGGCGCTCGCACGGCGCGTCCGCGAGATCGTCAGGACGATGCCCGACCCCGACCCGACGCTGATGTTCGAGAACGTGTACGCGGACGGGCACGCGCTCGTCGACGAGGAACGTGCCCGGTTCGCCGCCTACCAGGCGTCCTTCGCGGACGCCGGACGGAGCAACTAG
- a CDS encoding alpha-ketoacid dehydrogenase subunit beta, producing the protein MVTKSLPVAKALNEALRAALEADPKVLLMGEDIGKLGGVFRVTDGLQKDFGESRVMDSPLAESGIVGTAIGLALRGYRPVVEIQFDGFVFPAYDQIVTQLAKMPARSQGKVRLPVVIRIPYGGGIGAVEHHSESPEALFAHVAGLKIVSPSTSSDAYWMLRQAVECDDPVIFFEPKRRYWDKGEVTVPDSGSAAGDAIPGELHKARVARAGTDLTLAAYGPMVKVCLQAAAAAEEEGRSIEVLDLRSVSPIDFDTVQTSAEKTGRLVVVHEAPVFFGAGAEIAARITERSFHHLEAPVLRVGGYHAPYPPARLEEEYLPGLDRVLDAVDRSLAY; encoded by the coding sequence ATGGTCACGAAGAGTCTTCCTGTGGCGAAGGCGCTCAACGAGGCCCTGCGCGCGGCGCTGGAGGCCGACCCCAAGGTCCTGCTCATGGGCGAGGACATCGGAAAGCTCGGCGGTGTCTTCCGGGTCACCGACGGTCTGCAGAAGGACTTCGGCGAGAGCCGCGTCATGGACTCGCCGCTCGCCGAGTCGGGCATCGTCGGCACGGCGATCGGTCTGGCCCTGCGCGGCTACCGGCCGGTCGTGGAGATCCAGTTCGACGGTTTCGTCTTCCCGGCGTACGACCAGATCGTGACGCAGCTCGCGAAGATGCCCGCCCGCTCACAGGGCAAGGTGCGCCTGCCGGTCGTCATCCGGATCCCGTACGGCGGCGGCATCGGTGCGGTCGAGCACCACTCGGAGTCCCCGGAGGCGCTGTTCGCGCACGTCGCGGGCCTGAAGATCGTCTCGCCCTCGACCTCGTCCGACGCGTACTGGATGCTGCGGCAGGCCGTCGAGTGCGACGACCCGGTCATCTTCTTCGAGCCGAAGCGCCGCTACTGGGACAAGGGCGAGGTGACTGTGCCCGACAGCGGCTCCGCCGCGGGCGACGCCATCCCCGGCGAGCTCCACAAGGCGCGGGTCGCCCGCGCCGGCACCGACCTCACCCTCGCCGCCTACGGCCCGATGGTGAAGGTCTGCCTCCAGGCGGCCGCCGCCGCCGAGGAGGAGGGCCGGTCGATCGAGGTCCTCGACCTCCGCTCGGTGTCCCCGATCGACTTCGACACCGTCCAGACCTCGGCCGAGAAGACCGGCCGCCTGGTCGTCGTCCACGAGGCCCCGGTCTTCTTCGGTGCCGGCGCGGAGATCGCCGCCCGGATCACGGAGCGCAGCTTCCACCACCTGGAGGCCCCCGTCCTGCGGGTCGGCGGCTACCACGCGCCGTATCCGCCGGCGCGCCTGGAGGAGGAGTACCTGCCGGGCCTCGACAGGGTGCTCGACGCCGTCGACCGCTCGCTGGCGTACTAG
- a CDS encoding dihydrolipoamide acetyltransferase family protein: MAIREFRMPDVGEGLTEADILTWYVKPGDPVVDGQVVCEIETAKAAVELPVPYDGVVREIGFPEGATVDVGAVIISVDTAAGAEERVVAEAPAAPAAPAAPAVSVTSAAPDACAASEARPERRPVLVGYGVVESSAKRRPRKPANGTSPGGRGPAAGPRPLAKPPVRKLAKDLGVDLTVVRPSGGGGTITRADVHAAAVVDIGTREVVAQPAAPPVAPPDARETRIPVKGVRKATAAAMVGSAFTAPHVTEFVTFDITRTMKLVEELKSDKDMAGLRVSPLLLVAKAVLVAVKRNPDINAAWDEAAQEIVLKRYVNLGIAAATPRGLIVPNIKDAHAQTLPELSKSLSELVSTAREGKTTPAAMQGGTFTITNVGVFGVDTGTPILNPGEAAILAVGAIKLQPWVHKGKVKARQVTTLALSFDHRLVDGELGSKFLADIAAILEQPKRLITWA; this comes from the coding sequence ATGGCGATTCGCGAATTCAGGATGCCCGACGTGGGGGAGGGGCTGACCGAGGCCGACATCCTCACCTGGTACGTCAAGCCCGGCGACCCCGTCGTGGACGGGCAGGTCGTGTGCGAGATCGAGACGGCCAAGGCGGCGGTGGAACTCCCCGTCCCCTACGACGGTGTCGTACGGGAGATCGGCTTCCCCGAGGGCGCGACGGTGGACGTCGGCGCCGTGATCATCTCGGTCGACACGGCGGCGGGCGCGGAGGAACGGGTCGTAGCGGAGGCCCCCGCGGCCCCCGCGGCCCCCGCGGCCCCCGCGGTCTCCGTGACCTCCGCGGCCCCCGATGCCTGCGCGGCTTCCGAGGCGCGGCCGGAACGCCGACCGGTCCTCGTCGGCTACGGCGTCGTGGAGTCCTCCGCGAAGCGCCGCCCCCGCAAGCCGGCCAACGGCACGTCCCCCGGCGGCCGCGGCCCCGCCGCCGGCCCGCGCCCGCTGGCCAAGCCCCCCGTGCGCAAGCTCGCCAAGGACCTCGGGGTCGACCTGACGGTCGTCCGCCCCTCCGGCGGGGGAGGCACGATCACGCGCGCCGACGTGCACGCCGCCGCCGTGGTCGACATCGGCACCCGGGAGGTCGTGGCACAGCCGGCCGCACCCCCCGTCGCACCGCCGGACGCCCGGGAGACCCGTATCCCCGTCAAGGGGGTGCGGAAGGCGACGGCGGCCGCGATGGTCGGCTCGGCGTTCACGGCGCCGCACGTCACGGAGTTCGTGACGTTCGACATCACGCGGACGATGAAGCTGGTCGAGGAGCTGAAGTCCGACAAGGACATGGCGGGCCTGCGGGTCAGTCCACTGCTCCTGGTCGCGAAGGCGGTACTTGTCGCGGTCAAGCGGAACCCGGACATCAACGCGGCCTGGGACGAGGCGGCGCAGGAGATCGTGCTCAAGCGGTACGTGAACCTGGGCATCGCCGCGGCCACCCCGCGCGGTCTGATCGTGCCGAACATCAAGGACGCGCACGCCCAGACCCTGCCCGAGCTGTCGAAGTCCCTGAGCGAGCTGGTCTCCACCGCTCGCGAGGGCAAGACGACCCCGGCGGCCATGCAGGGCGGCACCTTCACCATCACCAACGTCGGCGTCTTCGGCGTCGACACCGGTACGCCGATCCTGAACCCGGGCGAGGCCGCGATCCTCGCGGTCGGTGCGATCAAGCTCCAGCCGTGGGTCCACAAGGGCAAGGTGAAAGCACGTCAGGTCACTACCCTGGCGCTCTCCTTCGACCACCGCCTCGTCGACGGCGAGCTCGGCTCGAAGTTCCTCGCGGACATCGCCGCGATCCTGGAGCAACCGAAGCGGCTCATCACCTGGGCCTGA